Proteins encoded together in one Mycobacterium simiae window:
- a CDS encoding class I SAM-dependent methyltransferase yields the protein MLNPSISGLRFTPEDVGYLRSQSGAAALAVVAEYSLSDATRIADIAAVRSRFGDRAPVLVETTLLRRRATEKLGDVSHWLFTDEALQQATAAPVAQHRATRVSAAGAVVHDATCSIGTEVAALRDAGAAVVGSDIDPVRLAMASHNLGPDAQLCRADALHPVTRDAVVVVDPARRRGGRRRFDFTDYQPALDAVLDCYRGRDLVVKCAPGINFDDLPRLGFDGEIEVTSYRGSVREACLWSAGLAEPGVRRRASVLDRGEQLTDAEPGDCDVRPAGRWIVDPDGAVVRAGLVRQYGARHGLWQLDPDIAYLSGDQLPPAQRGFEVLERLDFDERRLRQVLARLDCGAVEILVRGLQVDPDALRRRLRLRGSQSLAVVLTRIGSMRAGGPAARATAYVCRPSR from the coding sequence CTGCTGAACCCGTCCATTTCGGGCCTGCGCTTCACTCCCGAGGATGTCGGCTACCTGCGGTCGCAATCGGGTGCCGCGGCGCTGGCGGTGGTCGCTGAATATTCGTTGTCCGACGCCACCCGTATCGCCGACATCGCGGCCGTGCGGTCCCGATTCGGTGACCGGGCGCCGGTGCTGGTGGAAACCACGCTGCTGCGCCGGCGGGCCACCGAAAAATTGGGCGACGTGTCGCACTGGCTGTTCACCGACGAGGCGCTCCAGCAAGCCACCGCGGCGCCGGTGGCCCAGCACCGGGCCACACGGGTGAGCGCGGCCGGCGCCGTGGTCCACGATGCGACCTGTTCGATCGGCACCGAAGTGGCGGCGCTGCGCGATGCGGGCGCCGCAGTGGTGGGCAGCGATATCGACCCGGTGCGGCTGGCGATGGCCTCCCACAACCTGGGTCCCGATGCTCAGCTCTGCCGCGCCGACGCCCTGCACCCGGTTACCCGGGATGCGGTCGTCGTCGTGGATCCCGCGCGCCGCCGGGGTGGGCGGCGCCGGTTCGACTTCACCGACTATCAGCCTGCGCTCGACGCAGTCCTGGACTGCTACCGGGGTCGCGATCTCGTCGTAAAGTGTGCTCCCGGAATAAATTTCGATGATTTGCCCCGTCTGGGCTTCGACGGCGAAATCGAGGTGACGTCCTACCGGGGTTCGGTGCGGGAAGCCTGCCTCTGGTCGGCCGGTCTGGCCGAGCCGGGGGTTCGGCGTAGGGCCAGCGTGCTGGATCGGGGCGAACAACTCACCGATGCCGAGCCGGGCGACTGCGACGTCCGGCCGGCCGGGCGGTGGATCGTCGACCCGGACGGTGCCGTCGTCCGGGCCGGCCTGGTGCGTCAGTACGGCGCCCGGCACGGCCTATGGCAACTCGATCCCGACATTGCCTACCTGTCCGGCGATCAACTGCCGCCCGCCCAGCGGGGGTTCGAGGTGCTCGAGCGGCTGGATTTCGACGAGCGCCGGCTTCGGCAGGTGTTGGCCAGGCTGGACTGCGGCGCTGTGGAAATTCTGGTGCGCGGCCTCCAGGTCGACCCCGACGCGTTGCGGCGACGGCTGCGCCTGCGCGGCAGCCAGTCCCTGGCGGTGGTCTTGACCCGCATTGGCTCGATGCGCGCCGGGGGGCCCGCAGCTCGTGCCACGGCCTATGTCTGCCGTCCGTCGCGGTGA